A window of Caldivirga sp. genomic DNA:
CCGGCATCAACACCAAGCTCATTATAGAGAATTGACTCAACAAGCATGACTGAGAGTAATTCACCGTGAACTATTACGTTATCCCTAGCCCACGGTTCCCTAACGTTAACTAAGGTCTCTAACCTCTCGCCTATGTTCTCAATGAGCCTACCTAGTTTACTTAGGCCAAACCTATACGCCTCATTCATGTATGGTTGAATTGACTCCTGGATTAACTGCGGCTTACCTTCATCATAAGCCTTTATTAGGGTGTCAGTAACACCCTTCATTGCTGATACAACTAGGATTAACTTACTGTCATCAATCAAATGCCTCTCAATGACCTTACTTAAAACCTTCTCAACGCCACCTGGCTTAAGTAGGGAACCACCTATCTTAGCCACGGTGACGTTTAATGTCCTTGGCATGTTTCCCGCATTTCCCACCACATCATATATAGCCTCGTAATAACCCTCTTTTAAACATTACCCCCCTAATTAAACTATATTCTACCACCTTGGCGGTTATTTACTTAACGCGTACACTAGGTGTTGCATTAGCCATGGTTACTGAATCATTCATAGGTTAATGCCTTTAACTATGACAAACTATAGAAACGTGAACCAGTTATGAGAAGGCGACACTTCAGTTAGCGTTGGCATTAATCCTTAAGACCCAGTGCGGGTTAGGGAATGCGCAGTATGTGTTTCATCCTATGAAAATTAAAGGGCTACTGCGAGTCCTCGGCCTTAGCCTCACTCTTAGCGTACTTCTCCATTATCTTTAACTTAACCTCCTCAAAATGCTTACTTATGTTTTCAGGCTCAAGCCCCCTTGTAATGTACTTTGAGAACCTTAGCTTGTAGAGTTCTGGGTTGGCTTGCCTTAGGTTTGAGGCATATTGGGCAACATGTTCCCCACTTAACCTATCGTCACTTGGTAGTATTTCCTCATCATGAGGCACCTCTAACCCAGCGTCCACAGCCCCCTTAACCACTGCGAATAATCTACCACCCTTAGTGACCCTGTGGAGTCCAACATCGAGGATGGCTAACTTAACACCCTTCGATAATGCCCTATATCCAACAAGTAAGCCAACTAGGTATGCTGCAGGCGTGTTCCCGGTTCCACCAAGCCAACCAAACTTCTTAGCCAACTCCCTACTGTTAGCCTCAGCCACGGTGAAGTCGCCCTGTGGTGCTGATACTATTACCTGAGCCACCACGTAGCGGTTACTGAACCTGACGACTAACCTGGGTTTACCGCTTATTACCATTATCCTCCTCTTATAGTAATCAGTCTTACCCTCCCTCCTCCTCCTGAACTTAACCTTATACCTACCGCTATTGGCCATTAGGAACCACCCCTGAAGGCTGCCTTAATCTTATCCTCAGTAACCATCCCATTCTGAATCATGTATGTTCTTAAGTGGGCAAGGGACTCAAAGTAGCCGCCCTTAGCCATCCTGTACAGGTTCCTCCAAGTGGCCTTATCAATAACCCCCTTATGCTTCAGCGTGTTCAGGAATCTCCTAATCCTCCTAATCCTAGGTACCCAAGCCTCCTTACCCACAGCCCCCCTAGCCTTCCTAGTACCCCTCCTGCTCCCCTTACCTCTCCTCCTACCGCTCTTCCTCTTCTCATGGGTAATCCTCCACCTACTCCTACTATTACCCTTCTTGGGCTTAACTTCAATTAAACCCTCCTTCATTAGGCTCCTCACATCATTCCTTGTTATAGCCTCCTCAAGCTGCTCAAGGGCCTCCTGCTTAATCACGACCCTTGACTTAGGCACTTTAAGTAGTCTAGCTACTGTTTCCCTCAGGTCCACATCAGGTCACCTCCCTTATAGCCTCCCTAGTCCTCTTATCAACATTAAGCACCCTAATACCCCTCCTAACAGCCTCCCTAATTATCTCAATCCTCTTCCTAACACCAACAGTGGACGCTATCCTAACGGCTTGGGTTTCAGGGTTAACCCTTGATAATTCCTCAGGATTATGAACAATAACCTCAATGAACCCACTTGGGTGAACACCCCTAACACCCCTAGGGCCCCTATAACCCACGTTAACAATGGGTGGGTAACCCTTCTTCTTCATCCTAATCTTATTATCAATACCCTTAGGTCTCCTCCAGGGCGAATCCTCAAGCCTAATCTTATGCTCCTTATTATAATACCTAATGAAGCTGTACCTCCCCCTACGCATCCTTATGGATAATTTAAGCAACTTAAGCACATTAGCTGGTATGTTAGGCTTCCTGGAGTTAACCTTACTTAACTCATCAAGCAAAGTCGGCCTCCTCTCCTCAACCTTAGCCTCAGCCTCACTTGGCTTAGCCTCAACCCGCTGTTCACTGGCGCCTTCCTGAACCTGCTGAGTCTCCTCAGGCTTAGCCTCGGTTGCTTGACCTTCACTGCTCAAAGTTGATCAGAAGCGCGTTTATGCCGGGTTTTTAAGCCTTAAGTATAATGCGTTTATTCAGTGATTAGCTTCAGTTGGTTTACTGCTTCATGGAAAATCTTATTAAGTTACTGATAATGGGTTCACCGTGGAT
This region includes:
- a CDS encoding 50S ribosomal protein L18 is translated as MANSGRYKVKFRRRREGKTDYYKRRIMVISGKPRLVVRFSNRYVVAQVIVSAPQGDFTVAEANSRELAKKFGWLGGTGNTPAAYLVGLLVGYRALSKGVKLAILDVGLHRVTKGGRLFAVVKGAVDAGLEVPHDEEILPSDDRLSGEHVAQYASNLRQANPELYKLRFSKYITRGLEPENISKHFEEVKLKIMEKYAKSEAKAEDSQ
- a CDS encoding 50S ribosomal protein L19e yields the protein MDLRETVARLLKVPKSRVVIKQEALEQLEEAITRNDVRSLMKEGLIEVKPKKGNSRSRWRITHEKRKSGRRRGKGSRRGTRKARGAVGKEAWVPRIRRIRRFLNTLKHKGVIDKATWRNLYRMAKGGYFESLAHLRTYMIQNGMVTEDKIKAAFRGGS
- a CDS encoding 50S ribosomal protein L32e produces the protein MSSEGQATEAKPEETQQVQEGASEQRVEAKPSEAEAKVEERRPTLLDELSKVNSRKPNIPANVLKLLKLSIRMRRGRYSFIRYYNKEHKIRLEDSPWRRPKGIDNKIRMKKKGYPPIVNVGYRGPRGVRGVHPSGFIEVIVHNPEELSRVNPETQAVRIASTVGVRKRIEIIREAVRRGIRVLNVDKRTREAIREVT